The Hyphomonas sediminis genome contains a region encoding:
- a CDS encoding enoyl-CoA hydratase-related protein → MRDAVYDLIRLEATEEGLAVVSLNRPDVHNAFNAELIAELTDVFTMISEQPSIRMMILRGEGASFSAGADLNWMKIAATHTREDNEKDAMRLAEMLRRLYEMPQMTLALVHGAAMGGGAGLVAACDVAIAKAGTQFRFSEVRLGLTPATISPFVVQAIGPRWAKALFVTAEGFDAAYAEKIGLVHYVADDDVKMGELQEHIARLVFSAAPGAVADAKQLVDDVTGMEIDNSLMHTTAKRIAARRVSEEGKEGIAAFLEKRTPSWKA, encoded by the coding sequence ATGCGTGACGCAGTTTATGATCTGATCCGGTTAGAAGCGACGGAGGAGGGGCTGGCGGTTGTCTCGCTGAACCGTCCGGATGTTCACAACGCTTTCAATGCGGAGCTGATTGCCGAGCTGACGGACGTGTTCACGATGATTTCGGAGCAGCCGAGTATTCGGATGATGATCCTGCGCGGCGAGGGGGCTTCCTTTTCAGCGGGCGCCGATCTCAACTGGATGAAGATTGCCGCGACGCATACGCGCGAAGATAATGAAAAAGATGCGATGCGCCTCGCCGAGATGCTGCGCCGCCTTTATGAGATGCCGCAGATGACGCTGGCGCTGGTTCATGGCGCAGCAATGGGGGGCGGCGCTGGCCTTGTGGCGGCGTGCGACGTGGCCATTGCCAAGGCGGGCACGCAGTTCCGGTTCTCAGAAGTGCGTCTCGGACTGACGCCGGCAACCATCAGTCCGTTCGTGGTTCAGGCAATCGGTCCGCGCTGGGCAAAAGCCCTGTTCGTGACCGCGGAGGGCTTTGATGCTGCGTATGCGGAGAAAATCGGCCTGGTGCATTACGTGGCCGATGATGATGTGAAGATGGGCGAGTTGCAGGAACATATCGCCCGCCTGGTGTTCTCCGCCGCGCCGGGCGCCGTGGCCGATGCCAAGCAGCTCGTTGATGATGTTACGGGGATGGAGATCGACAATTCCCTGATGCACACCACCGCCAAGCGCATTGCTGCGCGGCGCGTGTCGGAGGAAGGCAAGGAGGGCATTGCGGCTTTTCTTGAAAAGCGCACGCCCTCCTGGAAGGCTTAA
- a CDS encoding DUF817 domain-containing protein, whose translation MTPDGTSSAASRFRARLHAARAALRQRWVRGAWSLGVFEFISFGIKQAWACLFGGVMLALLLATHFLYPEGAALSRYDFLVIAAVLLQAVLLLTGLETWEEARVIFVFHVVGTIMELFKTSAGSWIYPEESLLRIGAVPLFSGFMYAAVGSYLARVWRIFEFRFTRFPPLWIQGLLAVAVYVNFFAHHWVVDIRYGLFAATALLYLRTVVWFRPDEVHRPMPLLVGFLLVALFIWFAENLGTFARAWTYPGQEHAWQIVSLSKLGSWYLLMIISFVLVATVHGKRDRQESSGAQLV comes from the coding sequence ATGACCCCCGATGGAACATCTTCTGCTGCAAGCAGGTTCAGAGCGCGGCTTCATGCGGCCCGTGCCGCGTTGCGGCAGCGTTGGGTGAGGGGGGCTTGGAGCCTCGGCGTGTTCGAATTTATCAGCTTTGGCATCAAGCAGGCCTGGGCATGCCTCTTCGGCGGCGTGATGCTGGCCCTGCTGTTGGCAACGCACTTTCTCTATCCTGAAGGGGCCGCTCTCTCACGCTATGATTTTCTGGTAATTGCGGCCGTCTTGCTGCAGGCGGTGCTGCTGCTGACGGGCCTGGAAACCTGGGAGGAGGCGCGCGTCATCTTCGTGTTCCATGTGGTTGGCACGATCATGGAACTTTTCAAAACATCTGCCGGCAGCTGGATTTATCCGGAAGAGAGCCTTTTGCGGATTGGTGCTGTGCCACTCTTTTCCGGCTTCATGTATGCTGCCGTGGGGTCTTATCTCGCTCGCGTCTGGCGCATTTTCGAATTCCGTTTCACGCGGTTCCCGCCGCTCTGGATTCAGGGGCTGCTTGCTGTCGCGGTGTATGTGAATTTCTTTGCCCATCATTGGGTGGTCGACATCCGGTATGGCCTGTTTGCGGCTACGGCGCTGCTCTATCTGCGTACGGTCGTGTGGTTCCGGCCCGACGAAGTGCACCGGCCGATGCCCCTGCTTGTCGGCTTTTTGCTGGTTGCACTGTTCATCTGGTTTGCCGAAAATCTCGGCACATTTGCGCGCGCCTGGACCTATCCGGGGCAGGAACATGCATGGCAGATAGTGTCACTTTCCAAGCTCGGGTCCTGGTACCTCCTGATGATTATCAGTTTCGTGCTGGTGGCCACCGTTCACGGCAAGCGTGACCGTCAGGAGAGCTCAGGCGCGCAGCTCGTATAG
- a CDS encoding acetyl/propionyl/methylcrotonyl-CoA carboxylase subunit alpha, producing the protein MITKLLIANRGEIACRIMDTCRALGIETVAVFSEADRAAMHVREADEAVCIGPAPAPESYLRGDAIIAAARATGADAVHPGYGFLSENAGFAEAVVAAGLIWVGPPPAAIRSMGPKDEAKRIAEDAGVPVLPGYRGEAQDIATLTKAAEGIGYPLLIKAVAGGGGRGIRQVSKAGELEGELVSAVREAESAFGDGRVMLEKLVERPRHIEVQVFGDSHGNVVHLYERDCSLQRRRQKVLEEAPAPGMPEDVRKAMTDAAVKLAEAVGYQGAGTVEFIVDGSKPLAKDTFWFLEMNTRLQVEHPVTELVTGQDLVEWQLIVASGGKLPLKQKEIELNGHAIEARICAEDPAEGFRPGAGVILEFGLLEEPDGELVRWDAGFETGDRVPSNYDSMIAKLIVYGDHRDEALERLTDTLAHTQLAGVPSNAGFLRRCALSEEFQSGTHHVNWIGENVDVLTAVPPEHHDAAVNAVASLLLDEEPGLSPWAINDGFRLNAPARRTVVLAADGEAEMVEAGIAMPEDVPFPLVTDISPRRFAVTCGGDTFLVTVPEYSADAEAALGGDAVKAPMPGKLLTLVAQPGQSVARGDTLAVLEAMKMEHSLAAPRDGVVEAVHASPGQQVAEGDLLVSLVEE; encoded by the coding sequence ATGATTACGAAGCTCCTCATCGCAAACCGGGGCGAAATTGCCTGCCGGATCATGGATACTTGCCGCGCGCTCGGAATCGAGACGGTTGCGGTCTTTTCGGAAGCCGACCGTGCCGCAATGCATGTGCGTGAGGCGGATGAGGCCGTTTGCATTGGCCCGGCGCCGGCGCCGGAAAGCTATCTGCGCGGCGATGCGATCATCGCAGCGGCACGGGCAACCGGCGCCGATGCGGTCCACCCCGGCTATGGCTTCCTGTCGGAGAATGCCGGGTTTGCCGAAGCAGTCGTCGCCGCCGGGCTGATCTGGGTTGGCCCGCCGCCAGCGGCGATCCGGTCGATGGGTCCAAAGGACGAAGCAAAGCGCATCGCAGAAGACGCCGGTGTCCCCGTGCTGCCGGGCTATCGCGGCGAAGCGCAGGACATTGCGACGCTGACCAAGGCCGCCGAAGGCATCGGCTATCCGCTGCTCATCAAGGCCGTTGCCGGGGGCGGTGGACGCGGCATCCGGCAGGTGAGCAAGGCAGGCGAACTTGAAGGCGAACTTGTCAGCGCCGTACGCGAAGCGGAAAGCGCCTTTGGCGATGGCCGCGTGATGCTCGAAAAGCTCGTCGAGCGGCCGCGCCATATCGAGGTCCAGGTGTTTGGCGATAGCCACGGCAATGTGGTGCATCTTTATGAGCGCGATTGCTCGCTGCAGCGCCGCCGCCAGAAAGTGCTTGAGGAAGCGCCTGCGCCCGGGATGCCGGAGGATGTCCGCAAGGCGATGACGGACGCTGCCGTGAAGCTCGCCGAGGCTGTGGGCTATCAGGGCGCGGGAACGGTTGAATTCATCGTGGACGGATCAAAGCCGCTCGCGAAAGACACGTTCTGGTTCCTTGAAATGAACACCCGCCTCCAGGTGGAGCATCCGGTCACAGAGCTTGTGACGGGGCAGGACCTTGTCGAATGGCAGCTGATCGTCGCCTCGGGCGGCAAGCTGCCCCTGAAGCAGAAAGAAATCGAGCTGAACGGCCACGCGATCGAGGCCCGCATCTGCGCGGAAGATCCCGCCGAAGGGTTCCGGCCCGGCGCGGGCGTGATCCTTGAGTTCGGCTTGCTGGAAGAGCCCGATGGCGAACTTGTCCGCTGGGACGCAGGCTTTGAAACCGGCGACCGCGTGCCCTCCAATTACGACTCCATGATCGCCAAGCTGATTGTCTATGGCGACCACCGGGACGAAGCGCTGGAGCGCCTGACCGATACGCTGGCGCATACCCAGCTCGCCGGTGTGCCCTCCAATGCCGGCTTCCTGCGTCGCTGCGCGCTTTCGGAAGAATTCCAGTCGGGCACGCATCACGTAAACTGGATCGGCGAGAATGTGGATGTGCTGACGGCCGTGCCGCCGGAGCATCATGACGCCGCGGTGAACGCTGTCGCCAGCCTCCTTCTGGACGAAGAACCCGGCCTCTCGCCCTGGGCCATCAATGATGGTTTCCGACTGAATGCGCCGGCCCGCCGCACGGTGGTGCTTGCAGCAGATGGCGAAGCAGAGATGGTCGAAGCTGGCATTGCGATGCCCGAAGATGTGCCGTTTCCTCTGGTGACGGATATTTCGCCGCGCCGCTTTGCCGTGACTTGCGGCGGCGACACCTTCCTCGTTACCGTGCCGGAATATAGTGCCGACGCAGAGGCTGCGCTGGGTGGGGACGCCGTGAAAGCGCCCATGCCAGGCAAGCTGCTGACGCTCGTGGCGCAGCCCGGCCAGAGCGTCGCGCGGGGCGATACGCTCGCCGTGCTTGAGGCGATGAAGATGGAGCACTCGCTTGCCGCGCCGCGCGACGGCGTGGTGGAGGCGGTGCACGCCAGCCCCGGCCAACAGGTCGCTGAGGGTGACCTGCTCGTCTCGCTCGTCGAAGAGTAA
- a CDS encoding FAS1-like dehydratase domain-containing protein, whose translation MDITPYQHAIGRTEVSIDTISPVPARGLAGALDLDPDLMFDGAELPPLWLWLYFLPSPRASDTGPDGHARRGKFLPDIPLPRRMWAGSRIEFFAPAKIGGELTKVSTIAKISGKTGRTGDMAFVTVRHAWSRGGASLMEEEQDIVFLPMPDHYAPPAPIPAPEADWQTPVPVDPVLLFRFSALTYNAHRIHYDAAYASDVEKYPGLVVHGPLQAIWLMDEARKRNPDREVRRFSFRGVHPLFSHDRVTVCGRTNEGGLDLCTVNSAGAQCMQASLSWA comes from the coding sequence ATGGATATTACGCCATACCAGCACGCCATCGGGCGCACGGAAGTGTCGATCGACACGATCAGCCCTGTGCCCGCGCGCGGCCTTGCTGGCGCGCTGGATCTTGATCCGGACCTGATGTTTGACGGCGCTGAGCTGCCGCCGCTCTGGCTGTGGCTGTATTTCCTGCCCAGCCCGCGGGCATCGGATACGGGGCCGGATGGCCACGCCAGGCGCGGTAAATTCCTGCCGGACATCCCCCTGCCTCGGCGTATGTGGGCGGGCAGCCGTATCGAGTTTTTTGCGCCGGCAAAAATCGGCGGGGAGCTGACGAAGGTTTCGACGATCGCGAAAATCAGCGGCAAGACAGGCCGAACCGGCGACATGGCATTCGTGACGGTTCGCCACGCATGGTCGCGCGGCGGGGCAAGCCTGATGGAAGAGGAACAGGACATCGTGTTTCTGCCCATGCCGGATCACTATGCGCCGCCCGCCCCCATCCCTGCGCCGGAAGCCGATTGGCAAACGCCCGTGCCGGTGGACCCGGTATTGCTGTTCCGCTTTTCAGCGCTGACCTACAATGCCCATCGCATTCACTACGACGCGGCCTATGCCAGCGACGTGGAAAAATATCCGGGCCTTGTGGTGCATGGGCCACTGCAGGCAATCTGGCTGATGGACGAGGCCCGCAAGCGAAATCCGGATCGGGAAGTCCGCCGGTTCAGCTTTCGCGGCGTCCATCCGCTTTTCAGCCACGACCGCGTTACAGTCTGTGGCCGAACGAATGAAGGCGGCCTTGACCTGTGCACCGTCAACAGCGCCGGGGCGCAGTGCATGCAGGCAAGCCTGAGCTGGGCGTAA
- a CDS encoding flavin-containing monooxygenase produces MADDGALDLGFDPNALRDRYRAERDKRVRKDGNEQYVNVAGQFAHYLEDPYTERVARAPVTDHVEIAVIGGGFGGLLSAARLRKAGFKEIRMIEKGGDFGGTWYWNRYPGAACDIESYIYLPLLEETGYMPKEKYTKAPEILEHSARIARHFGLYEKALLGTGITGMEWDESRRVWIIETDRDDRFTAQFVIMSNGPLNRPKLPGIPGVESFKGHSFHTSRWDYQYTGGDSTGGLTGLKDKVVGIIGTGATAVQCVPHLAAGAKHLYVFQRTPSSIDVRNDKPTDPNWASSLEPGWQRRRMENFNTLVSGGYEAEDLVQDGWTDIIRNILFIASKGDNTQLSPKKLEELAELADFKKMEQVRGRVDDVVQDSETAAKLKPWYRQFCKRPCFHDAYLQSFNRPNVTLVDTGGQGVERITEDSIIASGIEYKIDCLVYATGFEVGTDYTRRAGYDPIGKGGVHLKDHWAEGMRSLHGLAVKGFPNMFLMGPGQAGFTANYPHLLDEQAEQIAYILSEVSGRQANVFEASEDGEQGWVNKIIEKAVMRQNFLEECTPGYYNNEGKPSDRAAQNNSYGEGPNAYFRILKAWREDGALDGLELS; encoded by the coding sequence ATGGCCGACGATGGCGCCCTTGACCTGGGCTTTGATCCGAATGCACTGAGAGACCGTTACCGCGCCGAACGCGACAAGCGCGTTCGCAAGGACGGGAACGAACAGTATGTGAACGTCGCCGGACAGTTCGCGCATTACCTGGAAGACCCGTATACGGAGCGGGTCGCCCGCGCGCCCGTCACCGATCATGTGGAGATCGCCGTTATTGGCGGCGGCTTTGGCGGACTGCTGTCTGCTGCGCGCCTGCGCAAGGCGGGCTTCAAGGAGATCCGCATGATCGAAAAAGGCGGCGACTTTGGCGGCACCTGGTACTGGAACCGCTATCCCGGCGCAGCCTGCGATATCGAGAGCTATATCTACCTGCCGCTGCTGGAAGAGACCGGCTACATGCCGAAGGAGAAATACACCAAGGCGCCGGAGATCCTCGAACACTCCGCCCGCATTGCAAGGCATTTCGGCCTTTACGAAAAAGCCCTGCTCGGAACCGGCATCACCGGCATGGAGTGGGACGAGAGCCGCCGCGTCTGGATCATTGAGACCGACCGGGACGACCGTTTCACGGCGCAGTTCGTCATCATGTCGAACGGCCCGCTGAACCGGCCGAAGCTGCCGGGCATTCCCGGCGTTGAGAGCTTCAAGGGACACAGCTTCCACACCAGCCGCTGGGATTATCAGTATACAGGCGGGGACAGCACCGGCGGGCTCACGGGCCTGAAGGATAAAGTCGTCGGCATCATCGGCACCGGCGCGACGGCGGTGCAGTGCGTGCCCCACCTCGCCGCCGGGGCGAAGCATCTTTATGTGTTCCAGCGCACGCCCTCCTCCATCGATGTACGCAATGACAAGCCCACGGACCCGAATTGGGCCAGCAGCCTGGAGCCCGGCTGGCAACGCCGGCGGATGGAGAACTTCAACACGCTTGTCTCCGGCGGCTATGAGGCTGAAGATCTTGTCCAAGATGGCTGGACCGACATCATCCGCAACATCCTCTTCATTGCGAGCAAGGGCGACAACACACAGCTTTCGCCCAAAAAACTGGAAGAACTGGCAGAGCTCGCCGACTTCAAGAAGATGGAACAGGTGCGCGGGCGCGTGGATGATGTGGTTCAGGACAGTGAAACGGCGGCGAAGCTGAAGCCCTGGTACCGTCAGTTCTGTAAACGCCCCTGTTTCCACGACGCCTATCTGCAATCCTTCAATCGCCCGAATGTGACACTGGTGGATACAGGCGGCCAGGGCGTTGAACGCATCACGGAGGATTCGATCATAGCCAGCGGCATCGAATACAAGATCGATTGCCTCGTTTACGCCACCGGCTTCGAGGTCGGCACCGACTACACCCGCCGGGCGGGTTACGATCCGATCGGCAAAGGCGGCGTCCACCTGAAAGATCATTGGGCGGAGGGAATGCGCAGCCTGCACGGGCTCGCTGTCAAAGGCTTCCCCAACATGTTCCTCATGGGGCCGGGGCAAGCCGGCTTCACTGCCAACTATCCCCACTTGCTGGACGAGCAGGCAGAGCAGATCGCGTATATCCTGTCGGAAGTTTCGGGCAGGCAGGCGAATGTCTTTGAAGCCAGCGAAGACGGCGAACAGGGCTGGGTGAACAAGATCATCGAGAAGGCGGTCATGCGCCAGAATTTCCTCGAGGAGTGCACGCCCGGCTACTACAACAATGAAGGAAAGCCGAGCGACCGCGCCGCGCAGAACAACTCCTACGGCGAAGGACCGAACGCCTATTTTCGCATCCTCAAGGCATGGCGCGAAGACGGCGCGCTGGACGGGCTGGAGCTGAGCTGA